A genomic stretch from Gemmatimonadales bacterium includes:
- a CDS encoding slipin family protein: MEIGVLEILGLVAAVYTLSSLRVIKQYERGVSFFLGRYWNTKGPGLKFLPTMLAHMHRVSMRTMAIDIPPQDVITRDNVSVKVNAVLYMRVRDPAAAIIQVENYLYATSQLAQTTLRSVLGEHQMDDLLAEREKINETLRQIIDRRTDPWGIEVTAVEVKDVDLPAEMKRAMAKQAEAERERRAKVINAEGELQASEKLTQAAHIMGAEPVAIQLRYLQTVAEIASEKNSTTFFPFPLDLIRPFLQAYERGGGSAPADARAPAPPLAGGTRAALGTPASEPALPPAREGAERKA, encoded by the coding sequence ATGGAGATCGGCGTACTCGAAATCCTCGGCTTGGTGGCCGCCGTCTACACCCTCTCGAGCCTGCGGGTCATCAAGCAGTACGAGCGAGGGGTGTCCTTCTTCCTGGGCCGCTACTGGAACACCAAGGGCCCGGGGTTGAAGTTCCTGCCCACCATGCTGGCGCACATGCACCGGGTGTCGATGCGCACCATGGCGATCGACATCCCGCCGCAGGACGTGATCACGCGCGACAACGTGTCGGTGAAGGTGAACGCAGTGCTCTACATGCGGGTCAGGGACCCTGCGGCCGCGATCATCCAGGTGGAGAACTACCTCTACGCCACGAGCCAGCTGGCGCAGACCACGTTGCGCAGCGTGCTGGGCGAGCACCAGATGGACGACCTGCTGGCCGAGCGGGAGAAGATCAACGAGACGCTGCGGCAGATCATCGACCGGCGCACCGACCCCTGGGGCATAGAGGTCACGGCGGTCGAGGTGAAAGACGTGGACCTGCCGGCGGAGATGAAGCGCGCGATGGCGAAACAGGCAGAGGCCGAGCGCGAGCGGCGAGCCAAGGTGATCAACGCCGAGGGCGAGCTCCAGGCATCCGAGAAGCTGACCCAGGCGGCGCACATCATGGGCGCCGAGCCGGTGGCCATCCAGCTTCGGTATCTCCAGACGGTGGCGGAGATCGCGTCGGAGAAGAACTCCACGACCTTCTTCCCGTTCCCGCTCGACCTGATCCGCCCGTTCCTGCAAGCGTACGAGCGGGGTGGCGGAAGCGCCCCCGCGGACGCGCGCGCTCCCGCTCCGCCGCTGGCGGGCGGCACCCGGGCCGCGTTGGGCACGCCCGCGTCCGAGCCCGCGCTCCCGCCCGCACGTGAGGGCGCCGAGCGGAAGGCGTAA
- a CDS encoding acetyl-CoA C-acetyltransferase, giving the protein MKTQGKDLDVVFLSGVRTPFGTFGGTLKDFSAIDLAAHASRVALERSGLGANEIDHAVFGNALQTSADAIYFARHVALKAGLLIETPALTVNRLCGSGFEAITQGAQQILLGESNAVLAGGGESMSQAPHVVRGARWGVRLGSAAQLEDLLWESLKDPQCGFSMAETAENLAEKYQLTREEVDAYAVRSQQLARKAWDDCVFQDEVVGVQVKDPKTRQPVEFRADEHMRPETTLETLAKLKPYFKKDGLVTAGNASGICDGAAACVIASEKLAKEKGLKPLGRLVGWAVAGVEPKYMGIGPAPAIRKLLQKTGMTVDQVDLIEVNEAFAPQYIAVEKELSLPREKTNVHGGAIAIGHPLAASGTRITVHLLHALRLKDGRFGIGSACIGGGQGIAVMVEAFPK; this is encoded by the coding sequence ATGAAGACGCAGGGCAAGGACCTGGATGTCGTTTTTCTGAGCGGAGTTAGGACTCCCTTCGGGACCTTCGGCGGGACCCTCAAGGACTTCTCGGCCATCGACCTCGCAGCCCACGCCTCCCGCGTGGCGCTGGAGCGCTCCGGCCTCGGCGCGAACGAGATCGACCACGCGGTCTTCGGCAACGCCCTCCAGACCTCGGCCGACGCCATCTACTTCGCCCGACACGTCGCGCTCAAGGCGGGCCTCCTCATCGAGACGCCGGCGCTCACCGTGAACCGCTTGTGCGGCTCGGGCTTCGAGGCGATCACGCAGGGCGCGCAGCAGATCCTGCTCGGCGAGTCGAACGCGGTCCTGGCCGGCGGCGGCGAGTCCATGAGCCAGGCGCCGCACGTGGTGCGCGGCGCGCGCTGGGGAGTTCGCCTCGGCTCCGCGGCCCAGCTCGAGGACCTGCTCTGGGAGTCGCTGAAGGACCCGCAGTGCGGTTTCTCGATGGCCGAGACCGCCGAGAACCTCGCCGAGAAGTACCAGCTGACGCGCGAGGAAGTTGACGCCTATGCGGTGCGCTCGCAGCAGCTGGCGAGAAAGGCGTGGGACGACTGCGTCTTCCAGGACGAGGTCGTCGGAGTCCAGGTGAAGGACCCGAAGACGCGGCAGCCGGTGGAGTTCCGCGCCGACGAGCACATGCGGCCCGAAACGACGCTCGAGACCCTCGCGAAACTGAAGCCGTACTTCAAGAAGGACGGACTCGTAACGGCGGGGAACGCCAGCGGCATCTGCGACGGCGCGGCCGCGTGCGTGATCGCATCGGAGAAGCTGGCGAAGGAGAAAGGCCTCAAGCCGCTCGGCAGGCTGGTCGGGTGGGCGGTGGCGGGAGTGGAGCCCAAGTACATGGGCATCGGCCCGGCGCCGGCGATCCGGAAGCTGCTCCAGAAGACCGGCATGACGGTGGACCAGGTGGACCTGATCGAGGTCAACGAGGCCTTCGCGCCGCAGTACATCGCGGTGGAGAAGGAACTGAGCCTGCCGCGCGAGAAGACCAACGTGCACGGCGGCGCCATCGCCATCGGGCACCCGCTCGCGGCGTCGGGCACCCGCATCACGGTACATCTGCTGCACGCGCTCCGGCTGAAGGACGGCCGCTTCGGCATCGGCAGCGCCTGCATCGGCGGCGGTCAGGGGATAGCGGTGATGGTGGAAGCCTTCCCGAAGTAG